Proteins encoded together in one Mugil cephalus isolate CIBA_MC_2020 chromosome 16, CIBA_Mcephalus_1.1, whole genome shotgun sequence window:
- the mapta gene encoding microtubule-associated protein tau isoform X6: protein MDYMNNASNSYSSGDTMSASLANMTINDQHHQENGVAKMKEDEAAFSENGVKSVSELSQPESSHCEDEVQPAELAAEKEGAEGVSELSGIESASSEDGSQLAGGAASTAQAKMDNGDKTQTVTTPPSSLKQPSVVTKGNKSHASSRNGHSSIPVKAGSTGPRQPETGAKPQTPGARTSARTGAQPASAKKLPTPKIEKDAKSGQSSPGTPKSPSSQALSAKSAAEANKVKKVAVVRSTPKSPASLKSRPPAPLAAAAPMPDLKNVRSKIGSTDNIKHQPGGGKVQILDKKLDLTNVQARCGSKANLKHTPGGGKVQILDKKLDLTNVQSRCGSKDNIKHVPGGGNVQIVHKKIDLSNVTSKCGSKGNLHHKPGGGNIEIKNEKLEFKVQSKIGSLDNIGHVPGGGQRRIESHKLTFRETAKARTDHGAEIVALEDSPHQLSTVSSSGSINMADSPQLSTLADQVSASLAKQGL, encoded by the exons ATGGACTACATGAACAACGCCTCAAACAGCTACAGTTCTGGGGACACCATGAGCGCCTCCTTAGCCAACATGACCATCAACGACCAGCACCACCAGGAGAACGGAGTCGCCAAAATGAAAG AGGATGAAGCAGCGTTCAGTGAAAACGGAGTGAAATCTGTGTCTGAGCTCTCTCAGCCAGAGAGCAGCCACTGTGAGGACGAGGTGCAGCCTG CGGAGTTGgctgcagagaaagaaggagctgaaggtgTGTCTGAGCTCTCGGGTATAGAGAGCGCCTCGAGTGAAGATGGAAGTCAACTTG CGGGAGGAGCAGCTTCAACAG ctCAAGCGAAAATGGATAATGGAGATAAG ACTCAAACTGTCACCACGCCACCCTCTTCCCTTAAACAACCGTCTGTGGTCACCAAGGGCAACAAATCACACGCATCTTCCCGTAACGGCCACAGCTCCATCCCTGTTAAAGCCGGCAGCACAGGGCCCAGGCAGCCCGAA ACTGGTGCAAAACCTCAGACCCCCGGAGCCAGAACTTCTGCCAGAACTGGAGCTCAACCAG CTAGTGCCAAGAAACTCCCCACTCCAAAAATTGAGAAAG ATGCCAAGAGTGGACAGAGCAGCCCTGGTACTCCCAAATCCCCTTCTAGCCAAGCGCTCTCCGCGAAGTCTGCAGCTGAGGCCAACAAAGTGAAGAAGGTGGCAGTGGTGCGCTCCACTCCCAAATCCCCGGCCTCGCTGAAGAGCCGCCCGCCGGCCCCTCTAGCCGCCGCAGCGCCGATGCCCGACCTGAAGAACGTCAGGTCCAAGATCGGCTCCACAGACAACATCAAACACCAGCCCGGAGGTGGAAAG GTTCAAATCCTCGACAAGAAGCTGGACTTAACCAACGTCCAGGCGCGCTGCGGTTCTAAAGCCAACCTGAAGCACACGCCTGGTGGCGGCAAG GTACAAATTCTTGATAAGAAGTTGGATTTAACCAATGTGCAGTCCCGGTGCGGCTCCAAAgataatataaaacatgtacCCGGTGGTGGCAAT gttcagatTGTGCACAAGAAGATCGATCTGAGCAACGTCACTTCTAAATGTGGATCAAAAGGCAACCTGCATCACAAGCCGG gaGGTGGAAATATTGAGATCAAAAACGAGAAGCTGGAGTTCAAAGTTCAGTCCAAGATCGGCTCTCTGGACAACATTGGCCACGTCCCTGGAGGCGGACAGAGAAGG ATTGAGAGCCACAAACTGACCTTCCGCGAGACTGCCAAGGCCCGCACCGACCACGGCGCCGAGATCGTCGCCTTGGAAGACTCCCCCCACCAGCTCAGCACCGTGTCGTCCTCCGGCAGCATCAACATGGCCGACTCTCCGCAGCTCTCCACGCTGGCCGACCAGGTGTCCGCCTCCCTGGCCAAACAAGGCTTGTGA
- the mapta gene encoding microtubule-associated protein tau isoform X5, with protein MDYMNNASNSYSSGDTMSASLANMTINDQHHQENGVAKMKEDEAAFSENGVKSVSELSQPESSHCEDEVQPAELAAEKEGAEGVSELSGIESASSEDGSQLAGGAASTAQAKMDNGDKTQTVTTPPSSLKQPSVVTKGNKSHASSRNGHSSIPVKAGSTGPRQPETGAKPQTPGARTSARTGAQPASAKKLPTPKIEKDAKSGQSSPGTPKSPSSQALSAKSAAEANKVKKVAVVRSTPKSPASLKSRPPAPLAAAAPMPDLKNVRSKIGSTDNIKHQPGGGKVKILDQKVDFSNAQSKCGSKDNIKHVPGGGNVQILDKKLDLTNVQARCGSKANLKHTPGGGKVQIVHKKIDLSNVTSKCGSKGNLHHKPGGGNIEIKNEKLEFKVQSKIGSLDNIGHVPGGGQRRIESHKLTFRETAKARTDHGAEIVALEDSPHQLSTVSSSGSINMADSPQLSTLADQVSASLAKQGL; from the exons ATGGACTACATGAACAACGCCTCAAACAGCTACAGTTCTGGGGACACCATGAGCGCCTCCTTAGCCAACATGACCATCAACGACCAGCACCACCAGGAGAACGGAGTCGCCAAAATGAAAG AGGATGAAGCAGCGTTCAGTGAAAACGGAGTGAAATCTGTGTCTGAGCTCTCTCAGCCAGAGAGCAGCCACTGTGAGGACGAGGTGCAGCCTG CGGAGTTGgctgcagagaaagaaggagctgaaggtgTGTCTGAGCTCTCGGGTATAGAGAGCGCCTCGAGTGAAGATGGAAGTCAACTTG CGGGAGGAGCAGCTTCAACAG ctCAAGCGAAAATGGATAATGGAGATAAG ACTCAAACTGTCACCACGCCACCCTCTTCCCTTAAACAACCGTCTGTGGTCACCAAGGGCAACAAATCACACGCATCTTCCCGTAACGGCCACAGCTCCATCCCTGTTAAAGCCGGCAGCACAGGGCCCAGGCAGCCCGAA ACTGGTGCAAAACCTCAGACCCCCGGAGCCAGAACTTCTGCCAGAACTGGAGCTCAACCAG CTAGTGCCAAGAAACTCCCCACTCCAAAAATTGAGAAAG ATGCCAAGAGTGGACAGAGCAGCCCTGGTACTCCCAAATCCCCTTCTAGCCAAGCGCTCTCCGCGAAGTCTGCAGCTGAGGCCAACAAAGTGAAGAAGGTGGCAGTGGTGCGCTCCACTCCCAAATCCCCGGCCTCGCTGAAGAGCCGCCCGCCGGCCCCTCTAGCCGCCGCAGCGCCGATGCCCGACCTGAAGAACGTCAGGTCCAAGATCGGCTCCACAGACAACATCAAACACCAGCCCGGAGGTGGAAAG GTAAAAATCCTTGATCAGAAGGTGGACTTTTCTAATGCGCAGTCTAAGTGCGGCTCCAAAGACAATATCAAACATGTACCCGGTGGCGGCAAT GTTCAAATCCTCGACAAGAAGCTGGACTTAACCAACGTCCAGGCGCGCTGCGGTTCTAAAGCCAACCTGAAGCACACGCCTGGTGGCGGCAAG gttcagatTGTGCACAAGAAGATCGATCTGAGCAACGTCACTTCTAAATGTGGATCAAAAGGCAACCTGCATCACAAGCCGG gaGGTGGAAATATTGAGATCAAAAACGAGAAGCTGGAGTTCAAAGTTCAGTCCAAGATCGGCTCTCTGGACAACATTGGCCACGTCCCTGGAGGCGGACAGAGAAGG ATTGAGAGCCACAAACTGACCTTCCGCGAGACTGCCAAGGCCCGCACCGACCACGGCGCCGAGATCGTCGCCTTGGAAGACTCCCCCCACCAGCTCAGCACCGTGTCGTCCTCCGGCAGCATCAACATGGCCGACTCTCCGCAGCTCTCCACGCTGGCCGACCAGGTGTCCGCCTCCCTGGCCAAACAAGGCTTGTGA
- the mapta gene encoding microtubule-associated protein tau isoform X2: protein MDYMNNASNSYSSGDTMSASLANMTINDQHHQENGVAKMKEDEAAFSENGVKSVSELSQPESSHCEDEVQPAELAAEKEGAEGVSELSGIESASSEDGSQLAGGAASTAQAKMDNGDKTQTVTTPPSSLKQPSVVTKGNKSHASSRNGHSSIPVKAGSTGPRQPETGAKPQTPGARTSARTGAQPDAKSGQSSPGTPKSPSSQALSAKSAAEANKVKKVAVVRSTPKSPASLKSRPPAPLAAAAPMPDLKNVRSKIGSTDNIKHQPGGGKVKILDQKVDFSNAQSKCGSKDNIKHVPGGGNVQILDKKLDLTNVQARCGSKANLKHTPGGGKVQILDKKLDLTNVQSRCGSKDNIKHVPGGGNVQIVHKKIDLSNVTSKCGSKGNLHHKPGGGNIEIKNEKLEFKVQSKIGSLDNIGHVPGGGQRRIESHKLTFRETAKARTDHGAEIVALEDSPHQLSTVSSSGSINMADSPQLSTLADQVSASLAKQGL, encoded by the exons ATGGACTACATGAACAACGCCTCAAACAGCTACAGTTCTGGGGACACCATGAGCGCCTCCTTAGCCAACATGACCATCAACGACCAGCACCACCAGGAGAACGGAGTCGCCAAAATGAAAG AGGATGAAGCAGCGTTCAGTGAAAACGGAGTGAAATCTGTGTCTGAGCTCTCTCAGCCAGAGAGCAGCCACTGTGAGGACGAGGTGCAGCCTG CGGAGTTGgctgcagagaaagaaggagctgaaggtgTGTCTGAGCTCTCGGGTATAGAGAGCGCCTCGAGTGAAGATGGAAGTCAACTTG CGGGAGGAGCAGCTTCAACAG ctCAAGCGAAAATGGATAATGGAGATAAG ACTCAAACTGTCACCACGCCACCCTCTTCCCTTAAACAACCGTCTGTGGTCACCAAGGGCAACAAATCACACGCATCTTCCCGTAACGGCCACAGCTCCATCCCTGTTAAAGCCGGCAGCACAGGGCCCAGGCAGCCCGAA ACTGGTGCAAAACCTCAGACCCCCGGAGCCAGAACTTCTGCCAGAACTGGAGCTCAACCAG ATGCCAAGAGTGGACAGAGCAGCCCTGGTACTCCCAAATCCCCTTCTAGCCAAGCGCTCTCCGCGAAGTCTGCAGCTGAGGCCAACAAAGTGAAGAAGGTGGCAGTGGTGCGCTCCACTCCCAAATCCCCGGCCTCGCTGAAGAGCCGCCCGCCGGCCCCTCTAGCCGCCGCAGCGCCGATGCCCGACCTGAAGAACGTCAGGTCCAAGATCGGCTCCACAGACAACATCAAACACCAGCCCGGAGGTGGAAAG GTAAAAATCCTTGATCAGAAGGTGGACTTTTCTAATGCGCAGTCTAAGTGCGGCTCCAAAGACAATATCAAACATGTACCCGGTGGCGGCAAT GTTCAAATCCTCGACAAGAAGCTGGACTTAACCAACGTCCAGGCGCGCTGCGGTTCTAAAGCCAACCTGAAGCACACGCCTGGTGGCGGCAAG GTACAAATTCTTGATAAGAAGTTGGATTTAACCAATGTGCAGTCCCGGTGCGGCTCCAAAgataatataaaacatgtacCCGGTGGTGGCAAT gttcagatTGTGCACAAGAAGATCGATCTGAGCAACGTCACTTCTAAATGTGGATCAAAAGGCAACCTGCATCACAAGCCGG gaGGTGGAAATATTGAGATCAAAAACGAGAAGCTGGAGTTCAAAGTTCAGTCCAAGATCGGCTCTCTGGACAACATTGGCCACGTCCCTGGAGGCGGACAGAGAAGG ATTGAGAGCCACAAACTGACCTTCCGCGAGACTGCCAAGGCCCGCACCGACCACGGCGCCGAGATCGTCGCCTTGGAAGACTCCCCCCACCAGCTCAGCACCGTGTCGTCCTCCGGCAGCATCAACATGGCCGACTCTCCGCAGCTCTCCACGCTGGCCGACCAGGTGTCCGCCTCCCTGGCCAAACAAGGCTTGTGA
- the mapta gene encoding microtubule-associated protein tau isoform X4: MDYMNNASNSYSSGDTMSASLANMTINDQHHQENGVAKMKEDEAAFSENGVKSVSELSQPESSHCEDEVQPAGGAASTAQAKMDNGDKTQTVTTPPSSLKQPSVVTKGNKSHASSRNGHSSIPVKAGSTGPRQPETGAKPQTPGARTSARTGAQPASAKKLPTPKIEKDAKSGQSSPGTPKSPSSQALSAKSAAEANKVKKVAVVRSTPKSPASLKSRPPAPLAAAAPMPDLKNVRSKIGSTDNIKHQPGGGKVKILDQKVDFSNAQSKCGSKDNIKHVPGGGNVQILDKKLDLTNVQARCGSKANLKHTPGGGKVQILDKKLDLTNVQSRCGSKDNIKHVPGGGNVQIVHKKIDLSNVTSKCGSKGNLHHKPGGGNIEIKNEKLEFKVQSKIGSLDNIGHVPGGGQRRIESHKLTFRETAKARTDHGAEIVALEDSPHQLSTVSSSGSINMADSPQLSTLADQVSASLAKQGL; this comes from the exons ATGGACTACATGAACAACGCCTCAAACAGCTACAGTTCTGGGGACACCATGAGCGCCTCCTTAGCCAACATGACCATCAACGACCAGCACCACCAGGAGAACGGAGTCGCCAAAATGAAAG AGGATGAAGCAGCGTTCAGTGAAAACGGAGTGAAATCTGTGTCTGAGCTCTCTCAGCCAGAGAGCAGCCACTGTGAGGACGAGGTGCAGCCTG CGGGAGGAGCAGCTTCAACAG ctCAAGCGAAAATGGATAATGGAGATAAG ACTCAAACTGTCACCACGCCACCCTCTTCCCTTAAACAACCGTCTGTGGTCACCAAGGGCAACAAATCACACGCATCTTCCCGTAACGGCCACAGCTCCATCCCTGTTAAAGCCGGCAGCACAGGGCCCAGGCAGCCCGAA ACTGGTGCAAAACCTCAGACCCCCGGAGCCAGAACTTCTGCCAGAACTGGAGCTCAACCAG CTAGTGCCAAGAAACTCCCCACTCCAAAAATTGAGAAAG ATGCCAAGAGTGGACAGAGCAGCCCTGGTACTCCCAAATCCCCTTCTAGCCAAGCGCTCTCCGCGAAGTCTGCAGCTGAGGCCAACAAAGTGAAGAAGGTGGCAGTGGTGCGCTCCACTCCCAAATCCCCGGCCTCGCTGAAGAGCCGCCCGCCGGCCCCTCTAGCCGCCGCAGCGCCGATGCCCGACCTGAAGAACGTCAGGTCCAAGATCGGCTCCACAGACAACATCAAACACCAGCCCGGAGGTGGAAAG GTAAAAATCCTTGATCAGAAGGTGGACTTTTCTAATGCGCAGTCTAAGTGCGGCTCCAAAGACAATATCAAACATGTACCCGGTGGCGGCAAT GTTCAAATCCTCGACAAGAAGCTGGACTTAACCAACGTCCAGGCGCGCTGCGGTTCTAAAGCCAACCTGAAGCACACGCCTGGTGGCGGCAAG GTACAAATTCTTGATAAGAAGTTGGATTTAACCAATGTGCAGTCCCGGTGCGGCTCCAAAgataatataaaacatgtacCCGGTGGTGGCAAT gttcagatTGTGCACAAGAAGATCGATCTGAGCAACGTCACTTCTAAATGTGGATCAAAAGGCAACCTGCATCACAAGCCGG gaGGTGGAAATATTGAGATCAAAAACGAGAAGCTGGAGTTCAAAGTTCAGTCCAAGATCGGCTCTCTGGACAACATTGGCCACGTCCCTGGAGGCGGACAGAGAAGG ATTGAGAGCCACAAACTGACCTTCCGCGAGACTGCCAAGGCCCGCACCGACCACGGCGCCGAGATCGTCGCCTTGGAAGACTCCCCCCACCAGCTCAGCACCGTGTCGTCCTCCGGCAGCATCAACATGGCCGACTCTCCGCAGCTCTCCACGCTGGCCGACCAGGTGTCCGCCTCCCTGGCCAAACAAGGCTTGTGA
- the mapta gene encoding microtubule-associated protein tau isoform X12, producing the protein MDYMNNASNSYSSGDTMSASLANMTINDQHHQENGVAKMKEDEAAFSENGVKSVSELSQPESSHCEDEVQPAELAAEKEGAEGVSELSGIESASSEDGSQLAGGAASTAQAKMDNGDKTQTVTTPPSSLKQPSVVTKGNKSHASSRNGHSSIPVKAGSTGPRQPETGAKPQTPGARTSARTGAQPASAKKLPTPKIEKDAKSGQSSPGTPKSPSSQALSAKSAAEANKVKKVAVVRSTPKSPASLKSRPPAPLAAAAPMPDLKNVRSKIGSTDNIKHQPGGGKVQILDKKLDLTNVQARCGSKANLKHTPGGGKVQIVHKKIDLSNVTSKCGSKGNLHHKPGGGNIEIKNEKLEFKVQSKIGSLDNIGHVPGGGQRRIESHKLTFRETAKARTDHGAEIVALEDSPHQLSTVSSSGSINMADSPQLSTLADQVSASLAKQGL; encoded by the exons ATGGACTACATGAACAACGCCTCAAACAGCTACAGTTCTGGGGACACCATGAGCGCCTCCTTAGCCAACATGACCATCAACGACCAGCACCACCAGGAGAACGGAGTCGCCAAAATGAAAG AGGATGAAGCAGCGTTCAGTGAAAACGGAGTGAAATCTGTGTCTGAGCTCTCTCAGCCAGAGAGCAGCCACTGTGAGGACGAGGTGCAGCCTG CGGAGTTGgctgcagagaaagaaggagctgaaggtgTGTCTGAGCTCTCGGGTATAGAGAGCGCCTCGAGTGAAGATGGAAGTCAACTTG CGGGAGGAGCAGCTTCAACAG ctCAAGCGAAAATGGATAATGGAGATAAG ACTCAAACTGTCACCACGCCACCCTCTTCCCTTAAACAACCGTCTGTGGTCACCAAGGGCAACAAATCACACGCATCTTCCCGTAACGGCCACAGCTCCATCCCTGTTAAAGCCGGCAGCACAGGGCCCAGGCAGCCCGAA ACTGGTGCAAAACCTCAGACCCCCGGAGCCAGAACTTCTGCCAGAACTGGAGCTCAACCAG CTAGTGCCAAGAAACTCCCCACTCCAAAAATTGAGAAAG ATGCCAAGAGTGGACAGAGCAGCCCTGGTACTCCCAAATCCCCTTCTAGCCAAGCGCTCTCCGCGAAGTCTGCAGCTGAGGCCAACAAAGTGAAGAAGGTGGCAGTGGTGCGCTCCACTCCCAAATCCCCGGCCTCGCTGAAGAGCCGCCCGCCGGCCCCTCTAGCCGCCGCAGCGCCGATGCCCGACCTGAAGAACGTCAGGTCCAAGATCGGCTCCACAGACAACATCAAACACCAGCCCGGAGGTGGAAAG GTTCAAATCCTCGACAAGAAGCTGGACTTAACCAACGTCCAGGCGCGCTGCGGTTCTAAAGCCAACCTGAAGCACACGCCTGGTGGCGGCAAG gttcagatTGTGCACAAGAAGATCGATCTGAGCAACGTCACTTCTAAATGTGGATCAAAAGGCAACCTGCATCACAAGCCGG gaGGTGGAAATATTGAGATCAAAAACGAGAAGCTGGAGTTCAAAGTTCAGTCCAAGATCGGCTCTCTGGACAACATTGGCCACGTCCCTGGAGGCGGACAGAGAAGG ATTGAGAGCCACAAACTGACCTTCCGCGAGACTGCCAAGGCCCGCACCGACCACGGCGCCGAGATCGTCGCCTTGGAAGACTCCCCCCACCAGCTCAGCACCGTGTCGTCCTCCGGCAGCATCAACATGGCCGACTCTCCGCAGCTCTCCACGCTGGCCGACCAGGTGTCCGCCTCCCTGGCCAAACAAGGCTTGTGA
- the mapta gene encoding microtubule-associated protein tau isoform X7, whose amino-acid sequence MDYMNNASNSYSSGDTMSASLANMTINDQHHQENGVAKMKAELAAEKEGAEGVSELSGIESASSEDGSQLAGGAASTAQAKMDNGDKTQTVTTPPSSLKQPSVVTKGNKSHASSRNGHSSIPVKAGSTGPRQPETGAKPQTPGARTSARTGAQPASAKKLPTPKIEKDAKSGQSSPGTPKSPSSQALSAKSAAEANKVKKVAVVRSTPKSPASLKSRPPAPLAAAAPMPDLKNVRSKIGSTDNIKHQPGGGKVKILDQKVDFSNAQSKCGSKDNIKHVPGGGNVQILDKKLDLTNVQARCGSKANLKHTPGGGKVQILDKKLDLTNVQSRCGSKDNIKHVPGGGNVQIVHKKIDLSNVTSKCGSKGNLHHKPGGGNIEIKNEKLEFKVQSKIGSLDNIGHVPGGGQRRIESHKLTFRETAKARTDHGAEIVALEDSPHQLSTVSSSGSINMADSPQLSTLADQVSASLAKQGL is encoded by the exons ATGGACTACATGAACAACGCCTCAAACAGCTACAGTTCTGGGGACACCATGAGCGCCTCCTTAGCCAACATGACCATCAACGACCAGCACCACCAGGAGAACGGAGTCGCCAAAATGAAAG CGGAGTTGgctgcagagaaagaaggagctgaaggtgTGTCTGAGCTCTCGGGTATAGAGAGCGCCTCGAGTGAAGATGGAAGTCAACTTG CGGGAGGAGCAGCTTCAACAG ctCAAGCGAAAATGGATAATGGAGATAAG ACTCAAACTGTCACCACGCCACCCTCTTCCCTTAAACAACCGTCTGTGGTCACCAAGGGCAACAAATCACACGCATCTTCCCGTAACGGCCACAGCTCCATCCCTGTTAAAGCCGGCAGCACAGGGCCCAGGCAGCCCGAA ACTGGTGCAAAACCTCAGACCCCCGGAGCCAGAACTTCTGCCAGAACTGGAGCTCAACCAG CTAGTGCCAAGAAACTCCCCACTCCAAAAATTGAGAAAG ATGCCAAGAGTGGACAGAGCAGCCCTGGTACTCCCAAATCCCCTTCTAGCCAAGCGCTCTCCGCGAAGTCTGCAGCTGAGGCCAACAAAGTGAAGAAGGTGGCAGTGGTGCGCTCCACTCCCAAATCCCCGGCCTCGCTGAAGAGCCGCCCGCCGGCCCCTCTAGCCGCCGCAGCGCCGATGCCCGACCTGAAGAACGTCAGGTCCAAGATCGGCTCCACAGACAACATCAAACACCAGCCCGGAGGTGGAAAG GTAAAAATCCTTGATCAGAAGGTGGACTTTTCTAATGCGCAGTCTAAGTGCGGCTCCAAAGACAATATCAAACATGTACCCGGTGGCGGCAAT GTTCAAATCCTCGACAAGAAGCTGGACTTAACCAACGTCCAGGCGCGCTGCGGTTCTAAAGCCAACCTGAAGCACACGCCTGGTGGCGGCAAG GTACAAATTCTTGATAAGAAGTTGGATTTAACCAATGTGCAGTCCCGGTGCGGCTCCAAAgataatataaaacatgtacCCGGTGGTGGCAAT gttcagatTGTGCACAAGAAGATCGATCTGAGCAACGTCACTTCTAAATGTGGATCAAAAGGCAACCTGCATCACAAGCCGG gaGGTGGAAATATTGAGATCAAAAACGAGAAGCTGGAGTTCAAAGTTCAGTCCAAGATCGGCTCTCTGGACAACATTGGCCACGTCCCTGGAGGCGGACAGAGAAGG ATTGAGAGCCACAAACTGACCTTCCGCGAGACTGCCAAGGCCCGCACCGACCACGGCGCCGAGATCGTCGCCTTGGAAGACTCCCCCCACCAGCTCAGCACCGTGTCGTCCTCCGGCAGCATCAACATGGCCGACTCTCCGCAGCTCTCCACGCTGGCCGACCAGGTGTCCGCCTCCCTGGCCAAACAAGGCTTGTGA
- the mapta gene encoding microtubule-associated protein tau isoform X11, producing MDYMNNASNSYSSGDTMSASLANMTINDQHHQENGVAKMKAGGAASTAQAKMDNGDKTQTVTTPPSSLKQPSVVTKGNKSHASSRNGHSSIPVKAGSTGPRQPETGAKPQTPGARTSARTGAQPASAKKLPTPKIEKDAKSGQSSPGTPKSPSSQALSAKSAAEANKVKKVAVVRSTPKSPASLKSRPPAPLAAAAPMPDLKNVRSKIGSTDNIKHQPGGGKVKILDQKVDFSNAQSKCGSKDNIKHVPGGGNVQILDKKLDLTNVQARCGSKANLKHTPGGGKVQILDKKLDLTNVQSRCGSKDNIKHVPGGGNVQIVHKKIDLSNVTSKCGSKGNLHHKPGGGNIEIKNEKLEFKVQSKIGSLDNIGHVPGGGQRRIESHKLTFRETAKARTDHGAEIVALEDSPHQLSTVSSSGSINMADSPQLSTLADQVSASLAKQGL from the exons ATGGACTACATGAACAACGCCTCAAACAGCTACAGTTCTGGGGACACCATGAGCGCCTCCTTAGCCAACATGACCATCAACGACCAGCACCACCAGGAGAACGGAGTCGCCAAAATGAAAG CGGGAGGAGCAGCTTCAACAG ctCAAGCGAAAATGGATAATGGAGATAAG ACTCAAACTGTCACCACGCCACCCTCTTCCCTTAAACAACCGTCTGTGGTCACCAAGGGCAACAAATCACACGCATCTTCCCGTAACGGCCACAGCTCCATCCCTGTTAAAGCCGGCAGCACAGGGCCCAGGCAGCCCGAA ACTGGTGCAAAACCTCAGACCCCCGGAGCCAGAACTTCTGCCAGAACTGGAGCTCAACCAG CTAGTGCCAAGAAACTCCCCACTCCAAAAATTGAGAAAG ATGCCAAGAGTGGACAGAGCAGCCCTGGTACTCCCAAATCCCCTTCTAGCCAAGCGCTCTCCGCGAAGTCTGCAGCTGAGGCCAACAAAGTGAAGAAGGTGGCAGTGGTGCGCTCCACTCCCAAATCCCCGGCCTCGCTGAAGAGCCGCCCGCCGGCCCCTCTAGCCGCCGCAGCGCCGATGCCCGACCTGAAGAACGTCAGGTCCAAGATCGGCTCCACAGACAACATCAAACACCAGCCCGGAGGTGGAAAG GTAAAAATCCTTGATCAGAAGGTGGACTTTTCTAATGCGCAGTCTAAGTGCGGCTCCAAAGACAATATCAAACATGTACCCGGTGGCGGCAAT GTTCAAATCCTCGACAAGAAGCTGGACTTAACCAACGTCCAGGCGCGCTGCGGTTCTAAAGCCAACCTGAAGCACACGCCTGGTGGCGGCAAG GTACAAATTCTTGATAAGAAGTTGGATTTAACCAATGTGCAGTCCCGGTGCGGCTCCAAAgataatataaaacatgtacCCGGTGGTGGCAAT gttcagatTGTGCACAAGAAGATCGATCTGAGCAACGTCACTTCTAAATGTGGATCAAAAGGCAACCTGCATCACAAGCCGG gaGGTGGAAATATTGAGATCAAAAACGAGAAGCTGGAGTTCAAAGTTCAGTCCAAGATCGGCTCTCTGGACAACATTGGCCACGTCCCTGGAGGCGGACAGAGAAGG ATTGAGAGCCACAAACTGACCTTCCGCGAGACTGCCAAGGCCCGCACCGACCACGGCGCCGAGATCGTCGCCTTGGAAGACTCCCCCCACCAGCTCAGCACCGTGTCGTCCTCCGGCAGCATCAACATGGCCGACTCTCCGCAGCTCTCCACGCTGGCCGACCAGGTGTCCGCCTCCCTGGCCAAACAAGGCTTGTGA